The following are from one region of the Mercenaria mercenaria strain notata unplaced genomic scaffold, MADL_Memer_1 contig_1745, whole genome shotgun sequence genome:
- the LOC128551830 gene encoding plexin-B2-like, with product MLIYKCAVPEALIGVRADVTANHSISCALNIVKSGNGKKHYRIVISYGSQNGQLAEINDVFNNYVTVYSCSELSSDCSHCRALNKTRYSCDWCGNSECIYSKSRCMSICPRPSITKVIPKDGPVQGGTKLTISGTNLGRNVSEVDGVTVASRQCSLSSYLEDYDVPHSDDFETQVPSR from the exons ATGCTCATTTATAAATGTGCCGTACCGGAGGCATTGATTGGAGTTCGAGCTGATGTTACTGCTAATCATTCCATCTCATGTGCCCTTAAT ATTGTAAAGTCTGGAAATGGCAAGAAACATTACAGAATTGTTATATCATATGGTTCACAAAATGGTCAGTTGGCTGAAATAAACGACGTATTTAATAATTACG TGACAGTGTACAGTTGCTCAGAGTTATCCTCGGACTGCAGTCACTGTCGGGCTTTGAATAAAACACGTTATAGTTGCGACTGGTGTGGAAACAGCGAGTGTATTTACAGCAAATCAAGATGTATGTCAATATGCCCTAGACCTAGCATCACAAAG GTTATTCCAAAAGACGGTCCGGTGCAAGGAGGCACTAAACTGACTATATCTGGAACAAATTTAGGAAGAAATGTTTCGGAAGTTGATGGTGTAACAGTTGCAAGTAGACAGTGCTCCTTGAGTAGCTATTTAGAAGATTACGATGTCCCTCACAGTGACGATTTTGAAACACAAGTGCCGTCAAGGTAA